The genomic interval TTGTCCACTTTCATTACAGGTTATTTAATAGGTATCGCGATTGTGTATTTAATTCATCGCTTCTTCTTTAAACGTGTGTTCTATTTGAAGAAAGTGTGGGTCATTTTTAAATTTATCATCGTGTATAATGTTCAGTTATTTATTTCTAGTTTTTCAACTATCAATTACATCCTTTTCAAATCACATGATATGAATCCAGGATTGTTAATTTATGAAACGTCGCTTAAAAGAGATTGGGCGATTACTTTATTGACTTTGTTGATTATGTTGACACCAGGCTCGTTAGTATTGAGAATATCGCCTGATGGCAGTCGGTTCTTTATTCATGCGATTGATGTATCTGAAAAGGATAAAGCGATATTAACTAAGCAAATTAAAAAATATGAACGCTTAATTTGGGAGGTGCTTAAATGATTGAGACAATAATAATGTGGATTATTCATACTGCACTTGTAATTTACGGTATTGCGGTCATCATCTCTTTATATCGTATCGTTAAAGGACCAACCACGCCTAATCGTGTAGTTGCATTTGACTCGATAGGTGCAATGGTAATTTCAATCGTGGGCATACTCAGCATCGTACTTGATACGCTAAGCTTCTTAGATGCTAGTTTGATTATTGCAATCTTAGCATTTTTAAGTACTATCGGAATTTCACGCTTTGTGGAAGGAGGGCGTATCTTTGAATCTAAACGAAATCGTTAGTTTATTTGCAGCTGTCTTGATATTATTAGGTTCTATCGTAGCTTTGATCAGTGCAATTGGTATTGTTAAATTCAAAGATGTCTTCTTGCGTGCACATGCGGCGACTAAGAGTTCAACTTTATCCGTATTACTATCTTTAATCGGTGTTTTTATATACTTCTTAATGATGCGAGACTATTTCAGTGTGAGAACATTATTAACGATTTTGTTTTTATACCTGACTTCACCTGTAGCAGGCCAGATGATTGTACGTACAGCTTATAACATTGGATCTTACATGTATATGAAAGATTCGCAAAGAAAAGGTACCTCTTTGAACATTTCCTATAATCGTAAAGAGGCACTTAAGAACCGTAAGTTGCGTGCAGCCAGAAGAAAAGAAATTACAGAAGCTTTCAGAAAAGGTGAAAGAGAGCCGACAATCAGTTATAAACCGTATCACAAGAAAAAATAAAAGAAATCATTCTTTTATATTACAGTAAAATACAAGGAGAAAAGGGATGAAGTTCAGTGTCATTAAATAAAGAACAACGCGCTATTACACGCGATGAATTACAAGCACATTTTGAAAAATCATCTTTGAGTAAAACGGACTTAGCAGATGCTTTAGATGTTTCAGTTGAAGATATTAATCATGTTTTAGAAATGAAAGCACCAAGGTTCGGCAGTTAATTACAAAACTTTATTCATCTCGTCTGGGATGTTCGAGATGAGATGAATTATAATATCCGTAGTCACGGTAAAGAACCTGAACCATATACTTATCTTAAAGGTGAGAAGGAAGACTATTGGTTCTTGCAATAAAAAAATCATCAAAGACTCTTTTGAAATTGATGCTGAAGAAGCATTGTTTCAAAAGAGTTTTTTTATGAGCAAAGTGCATTGTAATCCTATGAATTCAGATGTGTTTTTCTTTTCGGCATTTCATTAATGAGGAAGAAATACCGTATTGTACTGATTAATTTTATACTATTTTATTAACGAGATATGGAGAGAATATAAAAATACAAGATAATTTTATAGTAAAACACATATGAAAAAGGTATAATGAAATAACAGATAATTCAGAATAATGCTTAGTCTCTTGACTATGTGAATATATTCACATAAAATAATAAGTGAGATAAGAATTATTCAATTACATTAATTTTTTAGAATCGAGGGAGTAATTATGACAAGAATTAAATTTTTTGGTACACGCGATTATGAAAAAGATATGGCTTTAAACTGGGCTAAAGAAAATGACGTTGAAGTTTCATTTTCTGAAGACTTTTTAAGTTATGACACATTAGATCAACTTGAAGGATTTGATGGTGTAACGACAATGCAATTTGGTAAACTTGAGCCTGAAGCTTACCCTAAATTGGAAGAAATGGGTATTAAACAAATCGCACAACGTACTGCAGGATTTGACATGTACGACTTAGAATTAGCTAAAAAACATGGCATTATCGTGTCAAACGTTCCTAGCTACTCTCCAGAAACAATTGCTGAATACTCAGTAGCAGCTGCGTTGAACCTTGTGCGTCATTTCCCACAAATTGAAAAACGCGTTCAAGATTATAACTTCACATGGGAAGCACCAATTATGGCTAAACCAGTGAAAAACATGACAGTTGCGATTATCGGTACAGGACGTATCGGTGCATTAACTGGTGAATTATTTGCAGGTTTCGGTGCTAAAGTTGTAGGTTACGACTTATATCCTAATGATTCATTAGATTTCTTAGAATATAAAGATTCTATTGAAGAAGCAGTTAAAGACGCAGATATCGTATCATTACACATGCCGGCTACTAAAGAAAATCATCATGCATTCAATAAGGAAATGTTTGATAAATTCAAAGATGGTGCTGTATTAGTCAACGCAGCGCGTGGAGCAATGGTAGATACAGAAGCAATGATTGACGCTGTAGACAGCGGTAAATTATTAGGCGCTGCAGTAGATACGTATGAATTCGAAATGCCTTACTTCACATTTGATTGGTCAGGCAAAGAATTAGAAGATGATACTTTCAAACGTTTAATCGAAAATGAAAGAATTCAATTGACACCGCATATCGCATTCTTCTCAGATGAAGCGGTACGTAACTTAGTTGAAGGCGGCTTAAATGCTGCATTGAACGTGATTAATACTGGTGATACACCGACACGTTTGAACTAAATTTGTTGAGTCGAAGTTATATATAATAGATGCCGGAACAGCCTTGTTGTTCCGGTTTTTTAATTTAAGATGTTTTACATTAAAAAAACAGCGGTCATCTTTAATAAGGTGATCGCTGTTTGTGATATTCAACTATTTATTTTTTGAAAGACGATTTTTAAAACCACCCAGTTTGTATGCTGCAAAAAGCAACAATAACCAGAAAGGTGAGAAGTAAAGTGCAACACGTGTATCTTCAGCCAAGAAAAGTATCACAATCACAACTGCAAAGAACACGAGTGTACTATATGAACCAACTACACCGAAGAAGTTTTTGAATTTTGATTGTGCATGCAGTTCTGGGTGCAGTTTACGATACTTGATATAACAAACTAAAATGATTGTCCAAATGAAAATAAAGAATATTGTCGCGACTGTTGTTACGACAGTAAAGACTGTATCTGGAATGATGTAATTCAAAAGTGCGGCTAAGAATAAAACGACACCTGAGAAAATCAAGGCATTGTATGGCACACCATGACGATTGGCTTTACCTAAAGATTTCGGTGCACTTTCAGAAACAGATAAACCGTAAACCATTCTGCTGTTACTGAATAAACCGCTGTTTGCAGCACTTGCAGCTGAAGTCAATACGACAAAGTTAACAATACCGGCAGCCGCTGGAATACCAGCAAGTACAAATAAGTTAACAAATGGGCTTTCTTTTGGATCAAGTCGATTCCAAGGCGTAATACTCATAATAACCATCAAACTTAACACATAGAAAATAATGATACGGATACCGACACTATTGATAGCTTTCGGTAAGTTTTTCTCAGGATTTTTTGTTTCACGTGCAGTAACACCGACAAGTTCAATCCCGACAAAACTGAAGACTGCCATTTGAAAGGCCAGTAAGAAGCCCATAACCCCATTAGGGAAGAAACCGCCATGAGAATAAAGGTTGCTGAATCCGCTTTTAATATGATTCGCAGATGTGAAACCAGTAAAAATCATCCATAATCCAATGGCAATCAAGAATAAAATAGCAATTACTTTAATAATCGCAAACCAAAATTCGATTTCACCATAAGCTTTTACAGTCATTAAATTCAGAGCTAATAGCACAAACACTGTGATAATAGCTGTCAGATAAGGCGGGAAGTTCGGCCACCAGAAATTAATATACTTTGTTACAGCGGTAATATCTGCGATACCAGTTGCTACCCAACAGAACCAATAAGTCCATCCTGTAAAGAAGCCGGCCATGTGGCCAAGATAATCATCAGCGATATCAATAAATGAATTGTAGTTGCTGTTAGAAAGCAATAATTCACCTAGTGCGCGCATCATAATGAATAAGAAGAAACCAATAATGATGTAGGCAAGTAAAATGGAAGGGCCGGCTAACGCAATACTTTTACCTGCGCCTAAGAAGAGACCAGTCCCGATTGCACCCCCGATAGCAATCAATTGAATATGCCTATTACTCATACTACGTTTTAAATCGTTGTTTTCCATAAAGTTGCACCTCTTTGAAGTTTGTGAAAAAAGAATGGTGTGCACACTGCGAAATCATCGCTGCATCTCATCCAATTTTTTTGTATTGCACGGAATAGAGTTTATGTATGGAAATATTATACACTAAAAATATTGAAAAGAAAGTCAAATTTTTAAATTTTCAAAATTCTAAGAAAATGAAAGCGTTTTATATATAAACAAGACAATATTTGGAGGATTTTTGAAAAATATTCAAAATGATTATTTGTGATAAACTTTAAGGGTATGAAATGAAATAAATACACCATTCAGAACAGAAAGAAAAGGATGGCGAATCTATCGTGAAACAAAAACTGGCAACGTTAATGGCATGTACATTAATATTATCTGCATGTTCAGGATCCAATGAAGAAACAGATAAAGAAAAAGAACCGCAGAAAAAAGCAACGCAAAAACAACCTACTGAAAAAGATACTGCTAAAATTAATTTGAATCCTGAGATTTTTAAAAAACAAGATAAGAATAAAACAATCAGTGAAGCAGAAATGAAACGTGACATCCAACAATATTTAAATGCAGATCATGATTTGACAAGAATCACTGAAAACTACGAAGACAAAATGTATTCAGATGAAAAGTTAACTAAAAAAGAAGCCTCACAAATTAAACATGCAAGTAAGCTGACAGATGAAAATGATAATAACTTTTCTAACTATATCAATCAAAATAAATTACCGAAAGGTTATGACAAATACGCTCACAAAATCAGCCGATATATCATGACATCAAATCAATATTTAAAAGATTTAGAAGAAAAAATCGATACTGCAATGGATCGTGCTGGAAAAGGAAAGCTTACGTTGAAAGAATTAGAGGATTTAGATATAAAAAATGATGCGGTAAATGGTAAACAACAAAAAGTGATTGAAGATTGGCTCAAAGAAAAAGACATTCAAACACGTGCTTTTAAAAAATAAAGACAATCAACAACTGAATTGACAAAGGACAGCAATGCTTTTCATAAGGATTGCTGTTTTTTTATATTATCTAAGAGGATAGGTGTATAATGAAATCAAGTTAAAGAAAGCGTTTTCTATAATAAAAGTAAAGCAGGTGGTTGCTATGACAAACGTGTTAGAAGTTCATGATTTAACCAAACGATTCGGAAAATTCGAGGCTTTATCTCATTTGAATTTAACAGTTGAAGAAGGAGAAATATTTGGATACATCGGTCCGAATGGTGCAGGAAAATCAACCACAATAAAAACAATACTAGGGTTGTTGAAACCAACTAATGGTAGCGTTAAATTATTCGGTCAAGATGCTTTTAAGCATCCAGTCAGCATTCATCAACATATCGCTTATGTTCCAGGTGATGTAAATCTATGGCCGAATTTAACGGGCGGTGAGGTCATTGATTTCTTATTAAGCCTGCAAAAAAATGTAAATCATAAGCGGAAGCAAGAATTAATTAAACGTTTTGAATTGGATATTCGTAAAAAATGCGGAGCTTATTCAAAAGGAAATCGTCAAAAAGTCGCTCTAGTCACAGCGTTAAGCATGGATGCAGAATTTTATATCTTTGATGAGCCCACTTCAGGATTAGATCCATTGATGGAAAAAGTATTTCAAGATTACGTACGAGATTGTAAAGCACGCGGCAAAACTGTTCTGCTTTCAAGTCATATATTATCTGAGGTAGAACAGCTATGTGATCGTGTAGGTATTATCCGAAAAGGTAAGATGGTAGAGGTAGGTACATTAGATGAAATGCGGCATTTGACACGCATGCGCTTTACAGTGGAAACATCCACACCGCTGACAGATGTAGACAAACAACCGGGAATTCATGATTTAACAGAACAAATTGGTGTTTATCGTTTCCAAGTAGATACTGATCAAGTTGGCGAAGTGATTCAATACTTAAGTCGTTTCAACGTGAAAAAATTAGAAAGCCAACCTCCAACTTTAGAAGACCTGTTTTTACGTCATTATGGCGAAAAAATTAAAGAAGGTGATTAAAATGAAACAAAATTTATATCACACTTCCAAAATAACGTTATTTTACCTAAAACGAAATAAATGGAAAATGTTCTTTTGGTTAGCAGGTCTGGTATTACTCACGCTTATTATACCGCCTGCATTTAAAAATATTTATCCTGATAATAAAGAATTAATTCCAGTTTTTGAAATGTTCAAAAGTCCGGCAATGGAAGCGATGCTTGGAAAAGCACATTTATCTCAAGCAAATCTTGCGACAATGTTCGCTTATGAAATGCAACTATTTACAATCATTCTTGTAGCCATTATGAATATTTTATTTGTAGCCAAAGATACACGCGGCGAAGAAGAAGACGGGCGTCTAGAAATGATGAGCGCCTTACCAATTGGACGTGATGCAGTACTCACAAGTGCAGTTATTCAACAAGTGATTGTCAATAGCGTGTTGGTACTTGCTATAGGAATCGGTTTATCTCTCATTAATATTCCGCATTTTACAGTTGAAGGCAGCTTTTTGTATGGGGCGAGCTTAGCTGCTTCAGGTTTGCTGTTTGGAATGCTGACGCTGGTGGTCGCTCAATTATCTGCTACAAGAAGTCAGACAGTAGGTATCAGTATCAGCTTATTGCTTATTATGTACTTATTACGTGCGATAGGTGATGTTTCTGCAGAAGGCTTATCAAATTGGATGCCGCTCGGATGGATACCGCATACTGAAGTTTATAGTAACAATCATTGGTGGCCGATCATTACACTTATAGCCTCATCTGCAGTCTTACTCATCATCGCCTTTATCTTAAATAGCAGACGTGATGCAGAAGCAGGATTATTACCGACGTTTTCAGGGCATGCTGAGGCAGGATGGTTATTGAAATCGACCTTAGGGATGCAATTCAGATTGCAACGTACAGGGCTTATCGCTTGGGGAATCGGTATGTTTGTACTTGGTTTATCTTATGGTTCTGTATTTGGAGATTTAGATGCATTCTTTAAAAATAACCCGATGTTGAAGCGTATGTTGACAGGTGATGGTACAAATTATGCAGAGCAATTTGTACCTATACTCATGGCAATCATGGGGATGGTTGCGACAATTCCGGTACTCATGGCTATATTCAAAATACGTAAAGAGATGTCTTTTCACCGTGAAGAATTAATACTTTCACATCCTGTTAGCCGTATACGTTATTTAATGAGCTTTGTATGGATTGGTTTGCTGAATAGCGTAATGATGATAATATTTGCTGCGTTAGGTATGTATGCAGGCGAAGCAAGCAGTATGAAAAATCCGATTGCATTTGAAAAAATCATCATTGCAGGTGCGGTTTATATTCCTGCTATCTTAGTATTTGCAGGTCTTGCTGTTATGGTAGTGGGATGGCTTGAAAAAATGAGTATTCTCGTTTATCTCTATTTGGCATATTGTTTCTTGGTCGTCTATCTTGGCCAATTGCTGGATGTAAAAAAATGGTTGAAAGAAATGACGCCGTTTGGTCATGTTCCAAGACTCCCTGTAGCCGATATGAACTGGCCTCCATTATTATGGATGCTGCTCATATTTATAATATGTATGGTTGTTGGAATAATTGGTTTCAGACGGAGAGACATTTAATGATTCTAAGTAGACTATATTGTAAGGTTTAGTTTCATCTTCAAACACATACAGGGGAGAGTTTAAATAAGTAGATGAAGCTTTAAAAAAGTAAAATCACTGACACAATTTTAAATTTTTTTGAGCTTTCTTTTTCAATCAAAGCATGGTAAATTAAGTAGGTTATTAAGCATCAGGAGGAGACAATGGAACAAACTTTACCTAATTGTCCGAGCTGCGGTTCGGAATATACTTATTTGGATGGTGCATTATTTGTATGCCCGATGTGTGCACATGAATGGACACAAGATTCAGTAGAAGAAGCAGAAGAAGCATTAAAAGTACGTGATGCAAATGGTCAAGAATTAGTAAATGGCGATACAGTAACTGTAATTAAAGACTTGAAAGTAAAAGGTGCATCATCAGTGATTAAGCAAGGTACGAAAGTTAAAGGTATTCGCTTAGTTGATCCAGAAGATGGACATGATATTGATTGTAAGATTCCAGGTTTTGGACAAATCGGTTTGAAATCTATTTATGTCAAGAAAATAAAGTAAACTTAAACCTCTCACTTGTTGGCGTGAGAGGTTATTTTTATATCATAGATTTCTTTTGTTTTTTCAAAAAATAACTTGTAATATCTGCAAGGATACAAGTCACAATCAATACTGTGATTGTGATGACTTGAGGTGTATTTTCAATATGAAAAACGAGTTCAAATTTACCAGCACTTTGGAAGTTTGTATAAAAGTTCAATGCTAAGATAGTTAGAACACTGATAACACATAAGATTCCGATAATATCGCACAATAATTTAAGACGTGGATGTTTTAATTGTCGATTCATCATTTAAACACCTCCGCATTCAAAGAGTTTATATCTTACCGTAAGTATATCATATAAAATTGTTAAATAATTATGAATCTTATTGCTCTTATAACTATGAATATAATTTATCAAAAAGGAAATACAGTGTTTTCTTGGATATCACATGAATTAAGCGAACATAAAAGATATAATAATATTGTAAAGAATAACCAAGTAATATTTCAGCAGTATTCAAAATAACTCCATATAAAGGGTGAGAATAATGAAGAAATTGATACAAGAAAAGACGACGATATTATCAGATATGTTAGATGGTTTTGTGTTATCGAATCCAGAAAATGAAGTGATAGCAGATTCAGTAGTCGTGCGAAAAGAGAAAAAAGAAAAAGGTGTATCACTTGTTTCAGGCGGTGGAAGCGGACATGAACCAGCACATGCAGGTTATGTAGCACAAGGTATGCTTGATGCGGCAGTCTGCGGTGAAATTTTCACATCTCCTACACCTGATAAAATTCTTGAAGCCATTAAAGCAGTAGATACAGGAGACGGCGTGCTCTTAATTATTAAAAATTATGCTGGAGATGTCATGAATTTTGAAATGGCGCAAGAGATGGCAGAAATGGAAGATATAAAAGTTGCTAAAGTAATTGTGCGTGATGATATTGCTGTAGAAGATGAAGATATGCGACGCGGGGTTGCAGGTACTGTCTTTGTCCATAAATATGCAGGGTATTTAGCAGAGCAAGGGGATGACCTGGATACGATTGTAGAAAAGGTTGAACAATTACTAGAAGGAATGCGTACAATCGGTATGGCTTTAACTCCGCCGCTTGTTCCTTCTACAGGACAGTTGGGCTTTGATTTAGCAGGCGATGAAATTGAAGTCGGTATTGGTATACATGGTGAACGTGGTTTGAAACGTGAAGTGATTAAACCTGTAGCTAAAATCGCAGAAGAATTGGTACAGACTTTGCAAAAAGAAGTATCATCATCTGAAGTGATTGTTATGGTGAATGGTATGGGAGGCACGCCGCTTTCTGAGTTGAATATTGCAGCAAAATATATCAATAAAACATTAGCTGATCATGATATTGCTGTAGTACGCTGGTTTGTCGGTGACTATATGACTTCCTTAGATATGCAAGGATTTTCATTAACACTTGTGCCAAATCATGAAGAAGTTCTAAAGGCACTTGAAGCACCAACAGCAAGTAAGTATTTTGGATAGACACAAGGGGGATATTTTGATGGATGGCGCAACATTGAAAAAACGTTTGTTAAATTTACAGGAAACATTTGAGGAAAGAGAAGATACATTAACAGAATTAGACCGAGATATTGGTGATGGTGATCACGGTGTGAATATGGTACGCGGTTTTAAAGCGCTGAAAGCAGCATTGGAAAATGTTGAAACAGTACCGGATGTATTAAAAACAACAGGTATGACATTGATGTCTAAAGTAGGCGGTGCTTCAGGGCCATTGTATGGTTTCGGTTTTGTGAAGATGGCACAAGTTGCTGAAGATGAAATTACGGATGAAAATTTGCCGAAGCTGCTCCAAGCTTTTTCAGATGCAGTGGCACAACGCGGTAAAGTGGAGTTGAATGAAAAGACGATGTATGATGTCATCGAACCTGCGAGAGCTGCTGTCGAAGCGGGTGAAAGTGTTGATATTTCATATTTGCAGCAACTTGCTGATGAAACGTATCATATGGTCGCAACTAAAGGACGTGCTGCTTACTATAAAGAAGAGTCTCGCGGTCATACTGATCCAGGCGCACAAAGTAGTGTTTATATTTTGAATGCTTTGATAGGAGATGATTAAAGATGACGTCGATTATCGTAGTCAGTCATAGTGAAGAAATTGCATATGGTATACAAAAGTTGATTGCTCAAATGACTGAAGGTGTAGAAGTTATTGCGGTTGGCGGCAGTGATGGCACTATCGGTACTTCATTTGAACCGATTCAACAAGCGATTGAAGGTTTGAAAGATGACGCTATATGCTTTTATGATTTAGGTTCAGCAGAGATGAATTTAGATATGGCCATTGAAATGTATGATGGTGATTATAGAGTGGAAAAGATAGAAGCACCGATTGTGGAAGGCAGCTTTTTAGCGAGTGTTAATATATCGACTGGGAAAGACTATGGGGAAGTGGTTGAAGCGGTCGAAAGTGAATATAGATAAGAATAATATATTAAGAGAAACGTACTTACTTTTTAGTGAGTGCGTTTTTTAATTACAATCATTTAATATTATTTGCAATCAGCAATCAAATAGGTTTCGGATTTTTAATATAAAATATTATAAATTTTTCTATGTAATCGATTTACCTCGAGTAAGAAAGTAAATCTTTAATTTAAAAAGTTAATGTAGTATATTAATTATAAGGTTTTGACCATCTAGAAAACAAAACTTAATGTCTTTCCAAAAAGATGATAATTAAGAAATAACTAGAGGTGCTACAAATAAATCTAAAAACAACAGAATTACCATAACTTGGAGGGAACTACATGATAAAAAAAGCAATTATTCCTGCTGCAGGTTTAGGAACTAGATTTTTACCGGCAACTAAAGCTATGCCAAAAGAAATGTTACCAATATTAGACAAACCTACAATTCAATATATAGTAGAAGAAACATCAAAAGCAGGTATAGAAGATGTGATAATCATAACAGGGAAACATAAAAGAGCTATAGAAGATCATTTTGATAATCAAAAAGAATTAGAAATGAATCTTGAAATGAAAGGGAAAATTGAAGAATTAAGCAAGACGCAATACCCGACAAAATTAGTTAATTTATTTTATGTTCGACAAAAAGAGCAAAAAGGGCTGGGAGATGCAATTCTCTGTGCAAAACAGTTTATAGGTGATGAACCTTTTGCAGTTTTATTAGGTGATGATATTGTTCAATCTGACAAACCGGCTATAAAACAGTTGATGGAGCAATATGAAAAAACTGGAAAATCAGTAGTTGGTGTACAATCAGTGCCTGACAATCAAACTCATAGGTATGGAATCGTGAATCCAATGTCGAAAAACGATAGATTGTATGAAGTGAAACAATTTGTTGAAAAACCTGCTTTTGGAAAAGCACCATCAAATTTAGCAATAATGGGCCGTTACGTGCTATCTCCAAATATTTTTAAATATTTGGAAAATCAAGAAAGTGGAGCCGGAGGAGAAATTCAATTAACAGATGCAATAGAACGTATGAATAGTGTCGACAATGTATATGCTTATGAGTTCGACGGCCTGCGATATGATGTTGGAGAAAAAGTAGGTTTTATTAAAACAACAATTGATTTTGCATTAAATAACGAAGAAATGAAAGATGAAATCAAAGAATACATTAAAGAAATTATAGATAAATAAAAATTCGATTTTTCGAAAAGGGAAAGAAGTGAATATAATTGCCTCAAGAGAATATACTAAATGAAGCACAATTTGATCTTTTTCACCACTATGAAAATAAATATGAACATATTTTAGAAAACAATATAGGACAAAAAAGGATAGAAATTTACAATAATTATAAAGCCGAAGCAATAAAACCAAAAACAATTTTATATGAAACTTTTCACGGTAAGAGCTTAACGGATAACCCTTATGCTATATTTAAAAACTTAATCATAAATAAAAAATTTAGTGATTATCAACATATTTGGGTAATTAATGATGATGAACCATATGAGGAATATAAGAAAATCAAAAATGTTAAATTTGTAAGTGTGAATTCAAATGAATATTTATATTGTTTAGCAACTTCCAAATATCTAATAAATAACACGTCTTTTCCTCCATACTTTTTGAAAAGGAAGGAACAAGTGTATTTGAATACATGGCATGGGACACCATTAAAAACTTTAGGTAAAGACATGAAAGGACCTCTTGAACAACTAAAAAATCTTCAAAGAAATTTTATCCAAGCAGATTATATTTTATCTCCTAATAAGTTTACAACTGAAAAATTAACGAGTTCTCATAATCTAGTTGGTATTTATAATGGTGAAGTTTTAGAAACGGGATATCCTAGAATAGATTTGATAACTGAAACTAAAGAAAAAGAGATTTTAACTAAATTAGAAAATTATATTAAATTAGATAAAAATAAAAAAATTGCATTATATGCCCCTACATGGAGAGGAAATGTAGGTGAAGAAAAAGATATAAAAAAAGAAATTAAAGATATTATCAAAAATATGAAAGATAGCTTAGATGAAAGCTATCAATTAGTTTTGAAAGTACACCCGTTACTATATAAATTTTTTAAAAATGATAGTGAATTAGGAGATATTTTCATACCAGACTTTATAGATATGTGTGAAATTTTATCAATCGTTGACTTATTAATTACAGATTATTCAAGTGTTTTCTTTGATTTTTATGTTAAAAATAAA from Staphylococcus condimenti carries:
- a CDS encoding Na+/H+ antiporter subunit E, whose product is MLAQLTLNILIAFLWTLFQDEDKFHLSTFITGYLIGIAIVYLIHRFFFKRVFYLKKVWVIFKFIIVYNVQLFISSFSTINYILFKSHDMNPGLLIYETSLKRDWAITLLTLLIMLTPGSLVLRISPDGSRFFIHAIDVSEKDKAILTKQIKKYERLIWEVLK
- a CDS encoding monovalent cation/H+ antiporter complex subunit F — its product is MIETIIMWIIHTALVIYGIAVIISLYRIVKGPTTPNRVVAFDSIGAMVISIVGILSIVLDTLSFLDASLIIAILAFLSTIGISRFVEGGRIFESKRNR
- a CDS encoding Na+/H+ antiporter subunit G; amino-acid sequence: MNLNEIVSLFAAVLILLGSIVALISAIGIVKFKDVFLRAHAATKSSTLSVLLSLIGVFIYFLMMRDYFSVRTLLTILFLYLTSPVAGQMIVRTAYNIGSYMYMKDSQRKGTSLNISYNRKEALKNRKLRAARRKEITEAFRKGEREPTISYKPYHKKK
- a CDS encoding D-lactate dehydrogenase, whose amino-acid sequence is MTRIKFFGTRDYEKDMALNWAKENDVEVSFSEDFLSYDTLDQLEGFDGVTTMQFGKLEPEAYPKLEEMGIKQIAQRTAGFDMYDLELAKKHGIIVSNVPSYSPETIAEYSVAAALNLVRHFPQIEKRVQDYNFTWEAPIMAKPVKNMTVAIIGTGRIGALTGELFAGFGAKVVGYDLYPNDSLDFLEYKDSIEEAVKDADIVSLHMPATKENHHAFNKEMFDKFKDGAVLVNAARGAMVDTEAMIDAVDSGKLLGAAVDTYEFEMPYFTFDWSGKELEDDTFKRLIENERIQLTPHIAFFSDEAVRNLVEGGLNAALNVINTGDTPTRLN
- a CDS encoding amino acid permease, yielding MENNDLKRSMSNRHIQLIAIGGAIGTGLFLGAGKSIALAGPSILLAYIIIGFFLFIMMRALGELLLSNSNYNSFIDIADDYLGHMAGFFTGWTYWFCWVATGIADITAVTKYINFWWPNFPPYLTAIITVFVLLALNLMTVKAYGEIEFWFAIIKVIAILFLIAIGLWMIFTGFTSANHIKSGFSNLYSHGGFFPNGVMGFLLAFQMAVFSFVGIELVGVTARETKNPEKNLPKAINSVGIRIIIFYVLSLMVIMSITPWNRLDPKESPFVNLFVLAGIPAAAGIVNFVVLTSAASAANSGLFSNSRMVYGLSVSESAPKSLGKANRHGVPYNALIFSGVVLFLAALLNYIIPDTVFTVVTTVATIFFIFIWTIILVCYIKYRKLHPELHAQSKFKNFFGVVGSYSTLVFFAVVIVILFLAEDTRVALYFSPFWLLLLFAAYKLGGFKNRLSKNK
- a CDS encoding NDxxF motif lipoprotein, whose amino-acid sequence is MKQKLATLMACTLILSACSGSNEETDKEKEPQKKATQKQPTEKDTAKINLNPEIFKKQDKNKTISEAEMKRDIQQYLNADHDLTRITENYEDKMYSDEKLTKKEASQIKHASKLTDENDNNFSNYINQNKLPKGYDKYAHKISRYIMTSNQYLKDLEEKIDTAMDRAGKGKLTLKELEDLDIKNDAVNGKQQKVIEDWLKEKDIQTRAFKK
- a CDS encoding ABC transporter ATP-binding protein, coding for MTNVLEVHDLTKRFGKFEALSHLNLTVEEGEIFGYIGPNGAGKSTTIKTILGLLKPTNGSVKLFGQDAFKHPVSIHQHIAYVPGDVNLWPNLTGGEVIDFLLSLQKNVNHKRKQELIKRFELDIRKKCGAYSKGNRQKVALVTALSMDAEFYIFDEPTSGLDPLMEKVFQDYVRDCKARGKTVLLSSHILSEVEQLCDRVGIIRKGKMVEVGTLDEMRHLTRMRFTVETSTPLTDVDKQPGIHDLTEQIGVYRFQVDTDQVGEVIQYLSRFNVKKLESQPPTLEDLFLRHYGEKIKEGD
- a CDS encoding ABC transporter permease produces the protein MKQNLYHTSKITLFYLKRNKWKMFFWLAGLVLLTLIIPPAFKNIYPDNKELIPVFEMFKSPAMEAMLGKAHLSQANLATMFAYEMQLFTIILVAIMNILFVAKDTRGEEEDGRLEMMSALPIGRDAVLTSAVIQQVIVNSVLVLAIGIGLSLINIPHFTVEGSFLYGASLAASGLLFGMLTLVVAQLSATRSQTVGISISLLLIMYLLRAIGDVSAEGLSNWMPLGWIPHTEVYSNNHWWPIITLIASSAVLLIIAFILNSRRDAEAGLLPTFSGHAEAGWLLKSTLGMQFRLQRTGLIAWGIGMFVLGLSYGSVFGDLDAFFKNNPMLKRMLTGDGTNYAEQFVPILMAIMGMVATIPVLMAIFKIRKEMSFHREELILSHPVSRIRYLMSFVWIGLLNSVMMIIFAALGMYAGEASSMKNPIAFEKIIIAGAVYIPAILVFAGLAVMVVGWLEKMSILVYLYLAYCFLVVYLGQLLDVKKWLKEMTPFGHVPRLPVADMNWPPLLWMLLIFIICMVVGIIGFRRRDI
- a CDS encoding zinc ribbon domain-containing protein YjdM, producing MEQTLPNCPSCGSEYTYLDGALFVCPMCAHEWTQDSVEEAEEALKVRDANGQELVNGDTVTVIKDLKVKGASSVIKQGTKVKGIRLVDPEDGHDIDCKIPGFGQIGLKSIYVKKIK